The Oncorhynchus gorbuscha isolate QuinsamMale2020 ecotype Even-year unplaced genomic scaffold, OgorEven_v1.0 Un_scaffold_722, whole genome shotgun sequence sequence gtaccctaacagaccaactccagtcctcccaacagtgtttcccaactccagtcctccagtactcccaacagcccaactccagtctcccaacagcccaactccagtcctccagtgtcCCCAACAGTGTTTCCCGACTCCGGGCCTCTAGtactcccaacagcccaactccagtcccccaacagcccaactccagtcctccagtgtccccaacagtgtttcccaactccgggCCTCTAGtactcccaacagcccaactccagtcccccagtactcccaacagcccaattccagtcctccagtatccccaacagcccaactccagtcctccagtatccccaacagcccaactccagtcctccagtatccccaacagcccaactccagtcctccagtatccccaacagcccaactccagtcctccagtatccccaacagcccaactccagtcctccagtatccccaacagcccaactccagtcctccagtatccccaacagcccaactccagtgctccagtatccccaacagcccaactccagtcctccagtatccccaacagcccaactccagtcctccagtatccccaacagcccaactccagtcctccagtatccccaacagcccaactccagtcccccagtatccccaacagcccaactccagtatccccaacagcccaactccagtcctccagtatccccaacagcccaactccagtccccagtatccccaacagcccaactccagtcccccagtatccccaacagcccaactccagtcccccagtatccccaacagcccaactccagtcctccagtatccccaacagcccaactccagtcctccagtatccccaacagcccaactccagtatccccaacagcccaactccagtcctccagtatcccaacagcccaactccagtccccagtatccccaacagcccaactccagtcctccagtatccccaacagcccaactccagtccccagtatccccaacagcccaactccagtatccccaacagcccaactccagtccccagtatccccaacagcccaactccagtcctccagtatccccaacagcccaactccagtcctccagtatccccaacagcccaactccagtcctccagtatccccaacagcccaactccagtcctccagtgtccccaacagcccaactccagtcctccagtatcccaacagcccaactccagtcctccagtatccccaacagcccaactccagtcctccagtatccccaacagcccaactccagtcctccagtatccccaacagcccaactccagtcctccagtatccccaacagcccaactccagtcctccagtatccccaacagcccaactccggtcctccagtatccccaacagtacATATGTTTGTTGTGGCTCCGGAGAAGCACCTGATTCTATTTGACACCCAACTTgccttgacaagttgaatcaggtgtttttgtccagggggtactggagttgggctgaTGGGGTACTGGTGTTtggctgttggggtactggagttgggctgttggggtactggagttgggctgaTGGGGTACTGGTgcctgttggggtactggagttgggctgatggggtactggagttgggccAACTGGTGTTtggctgttggggtactggagttgggctgttggggtactggagttgggctgatggggtactggagttgggctgttggggtactggagttgggctgaTGGGGTACTGGTGTTtggctgttggggtactggagttgggctgttggggtactggagttgggctgatggggtactggagttgggctgttggggtactggagttgggctgttggggtactggagttgggctgaTGGGGTACTGGTGTTTGGCTGTTGGGGTACTGGTGTTGGGCTGTTGGGGTACTGGTGTTgggctgttggggtactggagttgggaaacagtagtgcactatatagggaatagggccctggtctaaagtagtgcactatatagggaatagggtcctggtctaaagtagtgtactgtatagggaatagggccctggtctaaagtagtgtattgtatagggaataggtggtAATTTGGGATGCTCCTTGTATGCGCCAGCAGGAAGATAACATGCAGTTAAAACCCTTCCATTTTGCTCCAAAAGGACGTGTTACTGCAGCTATGATAGAATAACCTCAACTAGGCTCTTCTGGCTCATGTTACGCTCACTGACACACTCCAGTTACACAATGAGTGGGTGGTACATGGAGAatcagagttgttccagaatgagtacagggagaaacagagttgttccagaatgagtacatggagaatcagagttgttccagaatgagtacatggagaaacagagttgttccagaatgagtgggtggtacatggagaaacagagttgttccagaatgagtacatggagaatcagagttgttccagaatgagtacatggagaaacagagttgttccagaatgagggggtggtacatggagaaacagagttgttccagaatgagtacatggagaaacagagttgttccagaatgagtgggtagtacatggagaaacagagttgttccagaatgagtacatggagaaacaaagttgttccagaatgagtacagggagaaacagagttgttccagaatgagtacagggagaaacagagttgttccagaatgagtacagggagaaacagagttgttccagaatgagtacatggagaaacatagttgttccagaatgagtacatggagaaacagagttgttccagaatgagtacatggagaaacagagttgttccagaatgagtacagggagaaacagagttgttccagaatgagtacatggagaaacagagttgttccagaatgagtacatggagaaacagagttgttccagaatgagtacatggagaaacatagttgttccagaatgagtgggtagtacatggagaaacagagttgttccagaatgagtacatggagaaacagagttgttccagaatgagtacagggagaaacagagttgttccagaatgagtgggtagtacatggagaaacagagttgttccagaatgagtacatggagaaacagagttgttccagaatgagtacatggagaatcagttgttccagaatgagtacatggagaaacagagttgttccagaatgagtacagggagaaacagttgttccagaatgagtgggtagtacatggagaaacagagttgttccagaatgagtacatggagaaacagagttgttccagaatgagtacatggagaaacagagttgttccagaatgagtacatggagaaacagagttgttccagaatgagtacatggagaatcagagttgttccagaatgagtacatggagaaacagagttgttccagaatgagtacagggagaaacagagttgttccagaatgagtgggtagtacatggagaaacagagttgttccagaatgagtacatggagaaacagagttgttccagaatgagtacatggagaaacagagttgttccagaatgagtacactgAGAAACaaagttgttccagaatgagtacactgagaaacagagttgttccagaatgagtacactgagaaacagagttgttccagaatgagtacactgAGAAACaaagttgttccagaatgagtacatggagaaacagagttgttccagaatgagtacacggagaaacagagttgttccagaatgagtacatggagaaacagagttgttccagaatgagtacatggagaaacagagttgttccagaatgagtacatggagaaacagagttgttccagaatgagtacatggagaaacagagttgttccagaatgagtacatggagaatcagagttgttccagaatgagtacatggagaaacagagttgttccagaatgagtacagggagaaacagagttgttccagaatgagtgggtagtacatggagaaacagagttgttccagaatgagtgggtagtacatggagaaacagagttgttccagaatgagtacatggagaaacagagttgttccagaatgagtacatggagaaacagagttgttccagaatgagtacatggagaaacagagttgttccagaatgagtacatggagaaacagagttgttccagaatgagtacatggagaaacatagttgttccagaatgagtgggtagtacatggagaaacagagttgttccagaatgagtacatggagaaacagagttgttccagaatgagtacagggagaaacagagttgttccagaatgagtgggtagtacatggagaaacagagttgttccagaatgagtacatggagaaacagagttgttccagaatgagtacatggagaatcagttgttccagaatgagtacatggagaaacagagttgttccagaatgagtacagggagaaacagttgttccagaatgagtgggtagtacatggagaaacagagttgttccagaatgagtacatggagaaacagagttgttccagaatgagtacatggagaaacagagttgttccagaatgagtacatggagaaacagagttgttccagaatgagtacatggagaatcagagttgttccagaatgagtacatggagaaacagagttgttccagaatgagtacagggagaaacagagttgttccagaatgagtgggtagtacatggagaaacagagttgttccagaatgagtacatggagaaacagagttgttccagaatgagtacatggagaaacagagttgttccagaatgagtacactgAGAAACaaagttgttccagaatgagtacactgagaaacagagttgttccagaatgagtacactgagaaacagagttgttccagaatgagtacactgAGAAACaaagttgttccagaatgagtacatggagaaacagagttgttccagaatgagtacacggagaaacagagttgttccagaatgagtacatggagaaacagagttgttccagaatgagtacatggagaaacagagttgttccagaatgagtacatggagaaacagagttgttccagaatgagtacatggagaatcagagttgttccagaatgagtacatggagaaacagagttgttccagaatgagtacagggagaaacagagttgttccagaatgagtgggtagtacatggagaaacagagttgttccagaatgagtgggtagtacatggagaaacagagttgttccagaatgagtacatggagaaacagagttgttccagaatgagtacatggagaaacagagttgttccagaatgagtacactgAGAAACAgtgttgttccagaatgagtacatggagaaacagagttgttccagaatgagggggtggtacatggagaaacagagttgttccagaatgagtacatggagaaacagagttgttccagaatgagtgggtagtacatggagaaacagagttgttccagaatgagtacatggagaaacaaagttgttccagaatgagtacagggagaaacagagttgttccagaatgagtacagggagaaacagagttgttccagaatgagtacagggagaaacagagttgttccagaatgagtacatggagaaacatagttgttccagaatgagtacatggagaaacagagttgttccagaatgagtacatggagaaacagagttgttccagaatgagtacagggagaaacagagttgttccagaatgagtacatggagaaacagagttgttccagaatgagtgggtagtacatggagaaacagagttgttccagaatgagtgggtagtacatggagaaacagagttgttccagaatgagtacatggagaaacagagttgttccagaatgagtacagggagaaacagagttgttccagaatgagtgggtagtacatggagaaacagagttgttccagaatgagtacatggagaaacagagttgttccagaatgagtacatggagaatcagttgttccagaatgagtacatggagaaacagagttgttccagaatgagtacagggagaaacagttgttccagaatgagtgggtagtacatggagaaacagagttgttccagaatgagtacatggagaaacagagttgttccagaatgagtacatggagaaacagagttgttccagaatgagtacatggagaaacagagttgttccagaatgagtacatggagaatcagagttgttccagaatgagtacatggagaaacagagttgttccagaatgagtacagggagaaacagagttgttccagaatgagtgggtagtacatggagaaacagagttgttccagaatgagtacatggagaaacagagttgttccagaatgagtacatggagaaacagagttgttccagaatgagtacactgAGAAACaaagttgttccagaatgagtacactgagaaacagagttgttccagaatgagtacactgagaaacagagttgttccagaatgagtacactgAGAAACaaagttgttccagaatgagtacatggagaaacagagttgttccagaatgagtacacggagaaacagagttgttccagaatgagtacatggagaaacagagttgttccagaatgagtacatggagaaacagagttgttccagaatgagtacatggagaaacagagttgttccagaatgagtacatggagaatcagagttgttccagaatgagtacatggagaaacagagttgttccagaatgagtacagggagaaacagagttgttccagaatgagtgggtagtacatggagaaacagagttgttccagaatgagtgggtagtacatggagaaacagagttgttccagaatgagtacatggagaaacagagttgttccagaatgagtacatggagaaacagagttgttccagaatgagtacatggagaaacagagttgttccagaatgagtacatggagaaacagagttgttccagaatgagtacatggagaaacatagttgttccagaatgagtgggtagtacatggagaaacagagttgttccagaatgagtacatggagaaacagagttgttccagaatgagtacagggagaaacagagttgttccagaatgagtgggtagtacatggagaaacagagttgttccagaatgagtacatggagaaacagagttgttccagaatgagtacatggagaatcagttgttccagaatgagtacatggagaaacagagttgttccagaatgagtacagggagaaacagttgttccagaatgagtgggtagtacatggagaaacagagttgttccagaatgagtacatggagaaacagagttgttccagaatgagtacatggagaaacagagttgttccagaatgagtacatggagaaacagagttgttccagaatgagtacatggagaatcagagttgttccagaatgagtacatggagaaacagagttgttccagaatgagtacagggagaaacagagttgttccagaatgagtgggtagtacatggagaaacagagttgttccagaatgagtacatggagaaacagagttgttccagaatgagtacatggagaaacagagttgttccagaatgagtacactgAGAAACaaagttgttccagaatgagtacactgagaaacagagttgttccagaatgagtacactgagaaacagagttgttccagaatgagtacactgAGAAACaaagttgttccagaatgagtacatggagaaacagagttgttccagaatgagtacacggagaaacagagttgttccagaatgagtacatggagaaacagagttgttccagaatgagtacatggagaaacagagttgttccagaatgagtacatggagaaacagagttgttccagaatgagtacatggagaatcagagttgttccagaatgagtacatggagaaacagagttgttccagaatgagtacagggagaaacagagttgttccagaatgagtgggtagtacatggagaaacagagttgttccagaatgagtgggtagtacatggagaaacagagttgttccagaatgagtacatggagaaacagagttgttccagaatgagtacatggagaaacagagttgttccagaatgagtacactgAGAAACAgtgttgttccagaatgagtacatggagaaacagagttgttccagaatgagtacactgAGAAACaaagttgttccagaatgagtacactgagaaacagagttgttccagaatgagtacactgagaaacagagttgttccagaatgagtacatggagaaacagagttgttccagaatgagtacatggagaaacagagttgttccagaatgagtacatggacaAACaggaatatatatacagtgtgtcgGATGGGGAATTGCGGTAATAGAAGCCCTGTCATGTAACTCGTGATGCATATTTCTGATAACTTTCACAAAagcttttccagaaatcctgtttgGAGGATTTCCTTCTATTTCCCTCCTATGTAATGTAAGGTCAATATGAGGTCAGGGTGGTTGACTCTTCACCTCTGTAAACCCATGTAATTTAACCTATGTAATGTAAGGTCAATATGAGGTCAGGATGGTTGACCCTTCACCTCTGTAAACCCATGTAATTTAACCTATGTAATGTAAGGTCAATATGAGGTCAGGGTGGTTGACCCTTCACCTCTGTAAACACTTGGTGCTCCTCTAACTAAGGAGTGGTCAGACAGACggctggacagagacagatgagctggaGACGGATggctggacagagacagatgagctggaGACGGACGGATGGACAGAGACGGATTGACGGAGACAGATGAGCTGGAGACGGacggatggacagagacagatgagctggagacggacggatggacagagacagatgagctggagacggacggatggacagagacagatgagctggacagagacagatgagctggacagagacagatgagctggacGGAGACAGATGAGCTGGACGGAGATAGATGAGCTGGACGGAGACAGCTGAGCTGGAGACAGACggctggacagagacagatgagctggacagagacagatgagctggacggagacagatgagctggagacggacggatggacagagacagatggacagagacagatgagctggacagagacagatgagctggacagagacagatgagctggagagagacagatgagctggagacggacggatggacagagacagatgagctggacagagacagatgagctggagacggacggatggacagagacagatgagctggacagagacagatgagctggacagagacagatgagctggacggagacagatgagctggagacggacggatggacagagacagatggacagagacagatgagctggacagagacagatgagctggagacggacggatggacagagacagatgagctggacagagacagatggacagagacagatgagctggacagagacagatggacagagacagatggacagagacagatgagctggaGACGGAAGGCCAGTACAGTAGCCCTAACTCTTAACTCAGTAGCTGCTGCACCAACATTCAAGATCATGTAATGATCCCTATTTAGTAAACACTCAACTGTTCGATAATGTACCTCAATAATAATGTACCTTGATAATGCTGAGCCAGAGtgaggatttgatttgatatttttcCAGTTATTCCCTTTCCTTACTGTCCAGAGGTCCCATATAGATGGAGGTAAACTGGacttcacccctctccctgtGACATCAGAACTGTGCTGTCTGTAGGTCTGATGTCATCacctggagacacaggaagtgcCTAATCTGATATGTACATTTACAACATGCACCGTTCATGTCTCAACACTCGATTGCAACTAATGCAATTATATAGCCTGGTAAACAAATGACAGTTTAGAACATCTTCTCTTGTTTCAGTAAAGAGATTTAAATGACAGTTAAAACCTCCCCCTCTTGTTGTTTCAGTAAAGAGATTTAAATGACAGTTAAAAACCTCCCCATCTTCTAGAAAACATCCCTCTTGTTGTTTCAGTAAAGAGATTTAAATGACAGTTAAAACCTCCCCCTCTTGTTGTTTCAGTAAAGAGATTTAAATGACAGTTAAAACATCCCTCTAGTTTCAGTAAAGAGGTTTAAATGACAGTTTAAAACCTCATCTTCTAGAAAACATCCCTCTTGTTGTTTCAGTAAAGAGATTTAAATGACAGTTAAAACCTCCCCCTCTTGTTGTTTCAGTAAAGAGATTTAAATGACAGTTAAAAACCTCCCCATCTTCTAGAAAACATCCCTCTTGTTGTTTCAGTAAAGAGATTTAAATGACAGTTAAAACCTCCCCCTCTTGTTGTTTCAGTAAAGAGATTTAAATGACAGTTAAAACCTCCCCCTCTTGTTGTTTCAGTAAAGAGATTTAAATTACAGTTAAAAACCTCCCCATCTTCTAGAAAACATCCCTCTTGTTGTTTCAGTAAAGAGATTTAAATGACAGTTAAAACCTCCCCATCTTGTTGTTTCAGTAAAGAGGTTTAAATGACAGTTAAAACCTCCCCCTCTTGTTGTTTCAGTAAAGAGTTTTAAATGACAGTTAAAAACCTCCCCATCTTCTAGAAAACATCCCTCTTGTTGTTTCAGTAAAGAGATTTAAATGACAGTTAAAACCTCCCCATCTTGTTGTTTCAGTAAAGAGGTTTAAATGACAGTTAAAACCTCCCCATCTTCTAGAAAACATCCCTCTTGTTTCAGTAAAGAGTTTTAAATGACAGTTAAAACCTCCCCATCTTCTAGAAAACATCCCTCTTGTTTCAGTAAAGAGGTTTAAATGACAGTTAAAACCTCCCCATCTTCTAGAAAACATCCCTCTTGTTTCAGTAAAGAGGTTTAAATGACAGTTAAAACCTCCCCATCTTCTAGAAAACATCCCTCTTGTTTTAGTAAAGAGGTTTAAATGACAGTTAAAACCTCCCCATCTTCTAGAAAACATCCCTCTTGTTTCAGTAAAGAGGTTTAAATGACAGTTAAAACCTCCCCATCTTCTAGAAAACATCCATCTTGTTTCAGTAAAGAGTTTTAAATGACAGTTAAAACCTCCCCATCTTCTAGAAAACATCCCTCTTGTTTCAGTAAAGAGGTTTAAATGACAGTTAAAACCTCCCCATCTTGTTGTTTCAGATTTTAAATGACAGTTAAAAACCTCCCCATCTTCTAGAAAACATCCCTCTTGTTGTTTCAGTAAAGAGATTTAAATGACAGTTAAAACATCCCTCTTGTTGTTTCAGTAAAGAGGTTTAAATGACAGTTAAAACCTCCCCATCTTCTAGAAAACATCCCTCTTGTTGTTTCAGTAAAGAGGTTTAAATGGCAGTTTAAAACCTCCCCATTTCTAtaccagacatttacatttaagtcatgtaGCAGTTATGTCTCCACAGTACAGTAGGCAGCAGCATCATCAGTCTCAGGGCAGTGTGATGTGGACCAGACAGAAacactatagtctctctctcctctcagctctcctctcctgtcatcaAATGGCCACAGCCAATCCAAGGTCTCAGGGCAAGCACAACAATAGATCCACAGTCTAAACTGGCATACCACGGTTtctagccaatagaaacacagtcTCTAGATTAAAACAGTCTCTAGCAAATAGAAACACAGTATTTAGCTTCTAAACTGATATTCCACAACCCATGTCTTGTCATGGTACTGTGATGTTGACAAGCTGGCAGTCGGCTGAAACGATACAGGCCTTTCCTCCAAGAGCAACCTGTCTGTAACAGGCCTTTCCTCCAagagcagtctgtctgtaacaggcCTTTCCTCCAAGAGCGACCTGTCGGTAACAGGCCTTTCCTCCAAGAGCAACCTGTCTGTAACAGGCCTTTCCTCCAAGAGCAACCTGTCTGTAACAGGCCTTTCCTCCAAGAGCAACCTGTCTGTAACAGGCCTTTCCTCCAAGAGCAACCTGTCTGTAACAGGCCTTTCCTCCAAGAGCAACCTGTCTGTAACAGGCCTTTCCTCCAagagcagtctgtctgtaacaggcCTTTCCTCCAAGAGCAATCTGTCTGTAACAGGCCTTTCCTCCAAGAGCAATCTGTCTGTAACAGGCCTTTCCTCCAAGAGCAATCTGTCTGTAACAGGCCTTTCCTCCAAGAGCAATCTGTCTGTAACAGGCCTTTCCTCCAAGAGCAACCTGTCTGTAACAGGCCTTTCCTCCAagagcagtctgtctgtaacaggcCTTTCCTCCAAGAGCAATCTGTCTGTAACAGGCCTTTCCTCCAGCGTCTCCGTCCAGGGTGGCAGTGTAAAGTAGAGAGTGAAAGTTTGTTGCAGTTGGAGACGGTGTCTGATATGTGAAGTTTGTTGGAGACGGTGTCTGATATGTGAAGTTTGTTGGAGACGGTGTCTGATATGTGAAGTTTGTTGGAGACGGTGTCTGATATGTGAAGTTTGTTGGAGACTGTGTCTGAGATGTGAAGTTTGTTGGAGACGGTGTCTGATGTGAACCTTGTTGTAGTTGGAGACGGTGTCTGAGATGTGAACCTTGTTGCAGTTGGAGACGGTGTCTGAGATGTGAAGTTTGTTGGAGACGGTGTCTGATATGTGAAGTTTGTTGGAGACGGTGTCTGATATGTGAAGTTTGTTGGAGACGGTGTCTGATATGTGAAGTTTGTTGGAGACTGTGTCTGAGATGTGAAGTTTGTTGGAGACGGTGTCTGATATGTGAACCTTGTTGTAGTTGGAGACGGTGTCTGAGATGTGAACCTTGTTGCAGTTGGAGACGGTGTCTGATATGTGAAGTTTGTTGGAGACGGTGTCTGAGATGTGAACCTTGTTGGAGACGGTGTCTGATATGTGAACCTTGTTGGAGACGGTGTCTGAGCTGTGAACCTTGTTGTAGTTGGAGACGGTGTCTGATATGTGAACCTTGTTGGAGACGGTGTCTGAGCTGTGAACCTTGTTGTAGTTGGAGACGGTGTCTGATATGTGAACCTTGTTGGAGACGGTGGCTGAGCTGTGAACCTTGTTGTAGTTGGAGACGGTGTCTGAGATGTGAACCTTGTTGGAGACGGTGTCTGATATGTGAACCTTGTTGGAGACGGTGTCTGAGATGTGAAGTTTGTTGGAGACGGTGTCTGAGCTGTGAACCTTGTTGGAGACGGTGTCTGATATGTGAATCTTGTTGGAGACGGTGT is a genomic window containing:
- the LOC124019917 gene encoding serine-rich adhesin for platelets-like isoform X2, with the protein product MRVVHISDTVSNKVHISDTVSNKVHISDTVSNKLHISDTVSNKVHISDTVSKKVHISDTVSNKLHISDTVSNKIHISDTVSNKVHSSDTVSNKLHISDTVSNKVHISDTVSNKVHISDTVSNYNKVHSSATVSNKVHISDTVSNYNKVHSSDTVSNKVHISDTVSNYNKVHSSDTVSNKVHISDTVSNKVHISDTVSNKLHISDTVSNCNKVHISDTVSNYNKVHISDTVSNKLHISDTVSNKLHISDTVSNKLHISDTVSNKLHISDTVSNKLHISDTVSNCNKVHISDTVSNYNKVHIRHRLQQTSHLRHSLQQTSHIRHRLQQTSHIRHRLQQTSHIRHRLQQTSHIRHRLQLQQTFTLYFTLPPWTETLEERPVTDRLLLEERPVTDRLLLEERPVTDRLLLEERPVTDRLLLEERPVTDRLLLEERPVTDRLLLEERPVTDRLLLEERPVTDRLLLEERPVTDRLLLEERPVTDRLLLEERPVTDRLLLEERPVTDRLLLEERPVTDRSLLEERPVTDRLLLEERPVTDRLLLEERPVSFQPTASLSTSQYHDKTWVVEYQFRS
- the LOC124019917 gene encoding serine-rich adhesin for platelets-like isoform X1, encoding MRVVHISDTVSNKVHISDTVSNKVHISDTVSNKLHISDTVSNKVHISDTVSKKVHISDTVSNKLHISDTVSNKIHISDTVSNKVHSSDTVSNKLHISDTVSNKVHISDTVSNKVHISDTVSNYNKVHSSATVSNKVHISDTVSNYNKVHSSDTVSNKVHISDTVSNYNKVHSSDTVSNKVHISDTVSNKVHISDTVSNKLHISDTVSNCNKVHISDTVSNYNKVHISDTVSNKLHISDTVSNKLHISDTVSNKLHISDTVSNKLHISDTVSNKLHISDTVSNCNKVHISDTVSNYNKVHIRHRLQQTSHLRHSLQQTSHIRHRLQQTSHIRHRLQQTSHIRHRLQLQQTFTLYFTLPPWTETLEERPVTDRLLLEERPVTDRLLLEERPVTDRLLLEERPVTDRLLLEERPVTDRLLLEERPVTDRLLLEERPVTDRLLLEERPVTDRLLLEERPVTDRLLLEERPVTDRLLLEERPVTDRLLLEERPVTDRLLLEERPVTDRLLLEERPVTDRSLLEERPVTDRLLLEERPVTDRLLLEERPVSFQPTASLSTSQYHDKTWVVEYQFRS
- the LOC124019917 gene encoding uncharacterized protein LOC124019917 isoform X3, which gives rise to MRVVHISDTVSNKVHISDTVSNKVHISDTVSNKLHISDTVSNKVHISDTVSKKVHISDTVSNKLHISDTVSNKIHISDTVSNKVHSSDTVSNKLHISDTVSNKVHISDTVSNKVHSSATVSNKVHISDTVSNYNKVHSSDTVSNKVHISDTVSNYNKVHSSDTVSNKVHISDTVSNKVHISDTVSNKLHISDTVSNCNKVHISDTVSNYNKVHISDTVSNKLHISDTVSNKLHISDTVSNKLHISDTVSNKLHISDTVSNKLHISDTVSNCNKVHISDTVSNYNKVHIRHRLQQTSHLRHSLQQTSHIRHRLQQTSHIRHRLQQTSHIRHRLQQTSHIRHRLQLQQTFTLYFTLPPWTETLEERPVTDRLLLEERPVTDRLLLEERPVTDRLLLEERPVTDRLLLEERPVTDRLLLEERPVTDRLLLEERPVTDRLLLEERPVTDRLLLEERPVTDRLLLEERPVTDRLLLEERPVTDRLLLEERPVTDRLLLEERPVTDRLLLEERPVTDRSLLEERPVTDRLLLEERPVTDRLLLEERPVSFQPTASLSTSQYHDKTWVVEYQFRS